From a single Planctellipticum variicoloris genomic region:
- a CDS encoding CsbD family protein, with protein MITRDELQGSWTQLKGQIRERWGEITDDELQQVHGNAEELLGFLQKKTGESRQALESFVRDSLDQGSHYVQQAAETAREYARGAARSVREGYESLEQSVEEGYGEARQVVRARPVESIAAAFGAGLVAGVIVSLMFRSSRA; from the coding sequence ATGATTACTCGCGACGAATTGCAGGGGAGCTGGACCCAGCTCAAGGGACAGATCCGGGAGCGGTGGGGAGAGATCACCGACGACGAACTTCAGCAGGTCCACGGAAACGCCGAGGAACTGCTGGGATTCCTGCAGAAGAAGACTGGCGAGTCGCGCCAGGCGCTGGAGTCGTTTGTTCGCGACTCGCTCGATCAGGGGAGCCACTACGTTCAACAGGCGGCTGAGACTGCCCGTGAATATGCCCGCGGCGCCGCTCGGTCCGTCCGGGAGGGCTACGAATCTCTCGAACAGAGCGTGGAAGAAGGGTATGGCGAAGCCAGGCAGGTCGTTCGCGCCCGGCCCGTGGAATCGATCGCTGCGGCGTTCGGGGCCGGCCTGGTGGCAGGTGTGATTGTCAGCCTGATGTTCCGCTCGTCTCGCGCCTGA
- a CDS encoding phage holin family protein — protein MGPNSTGNRAGTGSDRGGRTRLDDQTPGLNGTHRSQTAGRPPFVALLVDGLRLVDLQIQLLSLDVREFWQPAWRAVLLLVAGSTALIAALPVALFGVAETLRSSWSFSIEFSLLAVSSVALVASGVLILWSARRLAAAAAPLKRSADELRENLSWMRSVLEEDQEEWRLRTR, from the coding sequence ATGGGTCCGAACTCGACCGGGAATCGCGCTGGGACTGGCAGCGACCGCGGGGGCCGTACTCGCCTGGATGATCAAACGCCGGGTCTGAACGGGACTCATCGTTCGCAGACTGCGGGGCGGCCGCCGTTCGTCGCTCTGCTCGTCGACGGACTCAGACTTGTCGATCTTCAGATACAGCTCCTGTCGCTCGACGTTCGAGAGTTCTGGCAACCTGCGTGGCGAGCAGTGTTACTGCTGGTCGCGGGTTCCACGGCGCTGATCGCCGCCTTGCCAGTCGCACTATTCGGAGTCGCGGAGACTTTGCGCTCCAGTTGGTCATTCTCTATCGAGTTTTCGCTGCTGGCGGTTTCGAGTGTTGCGCTCGTCGCCTCGGGAGTGCTCATCCTGTGGAGCGCCCGTCGACTGGCCGCCGCGGCAGCGCCGCTGAAGCGTTCCGCCGATGAATTGCGAGAAAATCTGAGCTGGATGCGCTCCGTCCTGGAAGAAGACCAGGAGGAGTGGAGATTGCGAACACGTTAG
- a CDS encoding sigma-54-dependent transcriptional regulator gives MRSTVLVIDDDRSSVLIVSRLLEKLGISVESASTGIEGLQQCELLRPDVVLLDILLLQASGPKVFQRIREIDRRLPVIVITADADGQSVIEAMQLGASDYLVKPLNAERLVDVVTRALDSRRLGDAPTAVGIHDLQQPGDTSELFVGRSPQMLEVFKEIGRVAKQSVTVLIRGESGTGKELVARALWQFSDRSERPFAAVNCAALPDALLESELFGHERGAFTSANRRRAGRFEQCDGGTLLLDEVGDMSPLVQGKILRLLQEQRFERVGGNETISTDVRIIAATNRPLEEMVADERFRSDLFYRLNVVTIHLPPLRERASDIPILLEYFLARFRNELDKADIEGISPEALELLQNYSWPGNIRELQSVLQQAVLKASSPVIVPEFLPAPIRGELPEHPIASNPAEPACQPPNGPTITAAHSNFKTPELAECDVGRFIEERLASGTDDLYAEVLEFVERKLFTCVLKAANGNQSKAAAILGITRGKVRDRILSFKITLGTNVTIKPEPENAESASQAG, from the coding sequence TTGCGCTCAACCGTGCTGGTCATCGACGACGATCGCAGCAGTGTTTTGATCGTGAGCCGGTTGCTGGAGAAGCTGGGCATCTCGGTCGAGTCGGCCTCGACCGGGATTGAAGGGCTGCAACAATGTGAACTCTTGCGTCCCGATGTCGTACTGCTCGACATTCTGCTGCTGCAGGCATCGGGGCCAAAGGTCTTTCAACGAATTCGCGAGATCGATCGCCGACTCCCCGTCATCGTGATCACTGCAGACGCCGACGGCCAGTCGGTCATCGAAGCGATGCAACTCGGGGCCTCCGACTATCTCGTCAAACCCTTGAACGCCGAACGGCTGGTCGACGTGGTGACGAGAGCTCTCGACTCCCGGCGGCTGGGCGATGCTCCCACCGCCGTCGGAATTCACGACCTCCAGCAGCCCGGCGACACGAGCGAGCTGTTCGTCGGCCGCAGTCCGCAGATGCTGGAAGTCTTCAAGGAAATCGGCCGAGTCGCGAAGCAGTCAGTGACAGTCCTGATTCGCGGCGAAAGCGGCACCGGCAAGGAGCTTGTCGCCCGAGCATTGTGGCAGTTCAGCGACCGGTCAGAACGTCCGTTTGCAGCCGTCAATTGCGCGGCATTGCCCGACGCCCTGCTGGAGTCGGAGCTGTTCGGGCACGAACGGGGGGCGTTTACGAGCGCCAACCGTCGCCGGGCGGGCCGATTCGAACAGTGCGACGGCGGGACGCTGCTGCTCGATGAAGTCGGAGACATGTCTCCGCTGGTCCAGGGCAAGATCCTGCGGCTGCTGCAGGAGCAGCGATTCGAGCGCGTCGGCGGGAACGAAACGATCAGCACCGACGTCCGGATCATCGCGGCGACGAATCGTCCGTTGGAAGAGATGGTTGCCGATGAGCGGTTCCGCAGCGATCTGTTCTATCGCCTGAACGTCGTCACGATCCATTTGCCGCCGCTGCGCGAGCGCGCCAGCGATATCCCGATCCTGCTGGAGTACTTCCTGGCGCGATTTCGAAACGAGCTGGACAAAGCAGACATCGAAGGCATCTCCCCGGAGGCCCTCGAACTGCTGCAGAACTACAGTTGGCCGGGAAATATTCGCGAGCTTCAGAGCGTTCTGCAGCAGGCCGTGCTCAAAGCCTCCAGCCCGGTGATCGTGCCCGAGTTCTTGCCTGCCCCAATCCGCGGCGAACTGCCGGAACACCCCATCGCCAGCAACCCGGCCGAGCCGGCGTGTCAGCCGCCCAACGGACCGACGATCACCGCGGCTCACTCGAACTTCAAGACTCCGGAACTGGCGGAATGCGATGTCGGTCGTTTTATCGAGGAACGGTTGGCGAGCGGGACCGACGACCTGTATGCGGAAGTGCTGGAGTTCGTCGAACGGAAGCTCTTTACATGCGTTCTCAAAGCCGCCAACGGCAATCAGTCGAAGGCGGCCGCGATCCTGGGCATCACGCGCGGCAAAGTCCGCGACCGGATCCTTTCCTTCAAGATCACTCTGGGAACAAACGTCACGATCAAACCCGAGCCCGAAAACGCCGAATCGGCATCCCAGGCGGGCTGA
- a CDS encoding PA2169 family four-helix-bundle protein, whose product MTLETQQSLSTELVSALQDLIQANIDSRDGYRQAAQGLEDLTLQSAFEQIAEDRDRQADDLARFVSWSGETPRRSGSVAAIVYRAWSSIRELLSTDDRYAMLCEAERGEDAIRNAYEDALNRSVGSAANEILVRHYAAVCNTHDRIRDLRDACQSCG is encoded by the coding sequence ATGACGCTGGAAACACAGCAGTCGCTTTCGACAGAGCTGGTCAGTGCGCTGCAGGATCTCATTCAGGCGAACATCGACAGCCGCGACGGATATCGGCAGGCGGCCCAGGGGCTCGAAGATCTGACATTGCAGAGCGCGTTCGAGCAGATCGCGGAAGATCGCGATCGTCAGGCAGACGATCTGGCGCGGTTCGTCTCGTGGTCGGGCGAAACGCCTCGGCGATCGGGGTCGGTTGCCGCGATCGTCTACAGAGCCTGGTCGAGCATCCGCGAGTTGCTCTCGACGGACGACCGCTATGCCATGCTCTGCGAAGCGGAGCGCGGTGAAGACGCGATCCGAAACGCGTATGAAGACGCGCTGAATCGCTCCGTCGGCAGTGCCGCCAATGAGATTCTGGTCCGGCACTATGCCGCGGTCTGCAATACGCACGATCGCATCCGCGACTTGCGCGACGCATGCCAGTCATGCGGCTGA
- a CDS encoding PRC-barrel domain-containing protein: MFRTALLTVAALCLISGWHAVAQNETKSPAATVAPEVKVSQRASEIIGMKVKNDAGKDLGTVDDIVLDVRQGDALYFAVSYGGVLGFGDKLFAIPMKSFEWKQNDDRTNYLVLNLSEQMLKDAPGFDKNHWPNFATDAQWRQKVDTYYRVEKVTGRRQPATN; the protein is encoded by the coding sequence ATGTTTCGCACAGCACTTCTGACCGTTGCGGCGCTTTGCCTGATTTCCGGATGGCATGCCGTTGCTCAGAACGAGACGAAATCGCCGGCCGCAACAGTGGCGCCTGAAGTGAAAGTGAGCCAGCGGGCGAGTGAGATCATCGGCATGAAAGTCAAGAACGACGCCGGCAAGGATCTCGGGACTGTCGACGACATCGTGCTCGACGTCCGCCAGGGCGACGCGTTGTATTTTGCCGTGTCATACGGCGGTGTACTGGGCTTCGGCGACAAACTGTTCGCCATCCCGATGAAGTCGTTCGAGTGGAAGCAGAATGACGATCGAACCAACTACCTCGTCCTGAATCTTTCCGAGCAGATGCTCAAGGATGCTCCCGGGTTCGACAAGAATCACTGGCCGAACTTCGCCACCGACGCGCAATGGCGGCAGAAGGTCGATACGTACTATCGCGTCGAGAAAGTGACCGGACGACGCCAGCCTGCGACGAACTGA